In Papaver somniferum cultivar HN1 chromosome 1, ASM357369v1, whole genome shotgun sequence, a genomic segment contains:
- the LOC113306408 gene encoding mediator of RNA polymerase II transcription subunit 16-like: MNTTSTTTTSSSLVKEEDSKDDIEIEKQQEEESSSVDVVKIAQVSNNSEKIEEEDEIVVVDDKTEEEQLEQQLEEEDPVVPMEEDTGNPATVFRIRLKQPRSNLLHKMSVPELCRNFSAVSWCGKSNAIACASETCARIPSSTANPPFWIPIHIVNPERPTECSMFNVRADSPRDSVQFIEWSPVSCPRALLIANFHGRITIWSQPSKGPTNLVRDSSCWECEHEWRQDIAVVTKWLTGFSSYRWISSTSSTPANSKSSLEEKFLSQKPQSSDRWPNFLCVCSVFSSGSVQLHWSQWPLSQNGATSKWFTTSKGLLGAGPSGIMAADAIITEAGTMHVAGVPIVNPSTVVVWEVTPGPGNGFQATAKTSTTAGVPPLLNPPRWTGFAPLAAYLLSWQEYMTAEGKQGKKRTAQEFNETVPLHCSPVSNFSAYVSPEAAAQSAATTTWGSGVTAVAFDPTHGGSVIAVVIVEGQYMSPYDPDEGPSITGWRVQCWESSLQPVVLHPIFGNPTSSFGGQPPMQTVWVTRVNKSIPPMKELKGSQIVAAASTTPEDRSASESWMEKTNRLNFDPFDLPSDVRTLARVVFSAHGGEVAVAFLHGEVHIFSGASFSPVDKYHVNVVNAITAPAFSSTSCCLASVCHDTRNDHTILKIIRVLPPAVPSSQAKLNSATWERAIADRFWWSLLVGVDWWDAIGCTQSAAEDGIVSLNSVIAVLDADFHSLSSSQCRQQHGPSLDRIKCRLLEGTNAQEVRALVLDMQARLLLDMLGKGIESALMNPATLVPQPWQASGEMLSGIDPDAMSVHPALVGSIQAYVDSVLDLSSHFITRLRRYASFCRTLASHTVGATAGTGSNRNMVTSPTHSSASPSTPQGGQTGTTSSTGNPQMQAWVQGAIAKISSTADGTSNSSPNPISGPSPFMPISINTGTFPGTPAVRLIGDSHFLHRLCQLLLFCFFFWRRQLPRQSAAAAAAAQRNPELSMQKSQSSLPGKVEEMNGVPAKPASGAGQLNPGSKGVEEGPLSRSLRIGSGNAGHGYTFEEVKVLFLILMDLCRRTAGLAHPLPVSQVGASNIQICLHYIDGNYTVLPEVVEASLGPHMQNMPRPRGADAAGLLLRELELHPPAEEWHRRNMFGGSWSNTDDPGHVDETPKLRNSSDLFETNISDDYDMLSETQSLWPRKRRLSERDAAFGLKTSVGLGAYLGIMGSRRDVVTAVWKTGLEGVWYKCVRCLRQTSAFAPAGGASNQPNSSHNEREAWWISRWSYGCPMCGGTWVRVV, encoded by the exons GATATAGAAAtagaaaaacaacaagaagaagagtcTTCTTCAGTAGATGTTGTTAAAATTGCCCAAGTCTCTAACAATTCggagaaaattgaagaagaagacgaaatcGTGGTAGTGGATGATAAAACAGAAGAGGAACAATTGGAACAAcaacttgaagaagaagatccaGTGGTTCCAATGGAAGAAGATACTGGAAATCCAGCTACTGTTTTTCGGATACGATTAAAACAGCCTCGATCCAATTTGCTTCATAAAATGAGTGTTCCCGAACTATGTCGTAATTTTAG TGCTGTTAGTTGGTGTGGAAAATCGAATGCAATTGCCTGTGCATCTGAAACTTGTGCTAGAATTCCAAG TTCTACAGCTAATCCACCATTCTGGATTCCCATACATATTGTGAACCCAGAGCGGCCGACTGAATGTTCAATGTTTAATGTTAGAGCAG ATTCTCCACGTGATTCAGTTCAGTTTATTGAATGGTCGCCTGTTTCTTGTCCCCGTGCCTTACTCATTGCAAATTTCCATGGGAGGATAACGATTTGGTCTCAGCCTTCTAAA GGTCCAACTAATCTAGTTAGGGATTCTAGTTGCTGGGAGTGTGAACATGAGTGGCGACAGGATATTGCAGTTGTGACAAAATGGTTGACAGGATTTTCTTCG TATAGGTGGATCTCCTCAACTTCCAGCACTCCAGCAAACTCTAAATCAAGTTTAGAAGAAAAATTTCTTTCACAGAAGCCACAATCTTCAG ATAGATGGCCAAACTTCCTTTGTGTGTGTTCTGTTTTCTCCTCGGGCTCGGTTCAACTTCACTGGTCGCAGTGGCCCCTTTCTCAAAATGGTGCAACATCAAAGTGGTTTACAACAAGTAAGGGATTGCTTGGCGCTGGACCAAGTGGTATCATGGCTGCTGATGCCATCATAACGGAGGCAGGTACCATGCATGTAGCTGGTGTTCCAATTGTCAACCCATCTACTGTTGTTGTCTGGGAGGTCACTCCTGGTCCTGGTAATGGGTTTCAGGCAACTGCTAAGACAAGTACAACTGCTGGTGTCCCACCATTGCTGAATCCTCCTCGTTGGACAGGGTTTGCCCCTTTGGCAGCATATTTGTTAAGTTGGCAAGAGTACATGACAGCTGAAGGAAAGCAAGGGAAGAAGCGTACGGCGCAAGAGTTCAATGAAACAGTACCACTTCATTGTTCACCTGTTTCAAATTTCTCTGCCTATGTGAGTCCTGAGGCTGCAGCTCAATCAGCGGCGACTACTACTTGGGGATCTGGCGTGACCGCAGTTGCTTTTGATCCTACACATGGTGGATCAGTTATAGCTGTTGTGATAGTTGAAG GACAGTACATGTCCCCATATGATCCCGACGAAGGTCCATCGATTACAGGATGGAGAGTACAATGCTGGGAATCTTCTCTTCAACCTGTTGTGCTTCACCCAATTTTTGGAAACCCTACATCCAGTTTTGGAGGGCAACCTCCCATGCAAACAGTTTGGGTTACCAGAGTCAACAAAAGCATACCTCCAATGAAGGAATTGAAAGGTTCCCAGATAGTTGCAGCAGCATCTACTACACCTGAAGATAGAAGTGCATCTGAATCTTGGATGGAGAAGACAAACAGGCTCAACTTTGACCCCTTTGATCTGCCTAGTGATGTTCGCACACTAGCTCGAGTTGTATTTTCTGCTCATGGAGGTGAGGTTGCTGTTGCATTTCTACACGGAGAGGTCCACATATTTTCTGGTGCAAGCTTTTCGCCAGTTGATAAGTACCATGTGAATGTTGTGAATGCAATCACTGCTCCTGCATTCTCGTCTACTAGCTGTTGTTTGGCTTCTGTTTGCCATGACACCAGAAACGATCATACTATATTAAAAATAATACGTGTTCTTCCTCCTGCTGTCCCTAGCAGTCAAGCAAAATTAAACTCGGCAACATGGGAACGTGCCATTGCAGATAG GTTTTGGTGGAGTCTTTTGGTAGGAGTTGATTGGTGGGACGCCATTGGATGTACACAGAGTGCGGCAGAAGATGGCattg TCTCATTGAACAGTGTGATTGCTGTGTTGGATGCGGATTTCCATTCTCTTTCCTCCAGTCAATGTCGGCAACAGCACGGCCCT AGTTTAGATAGGATAAAGTGTAGGCTGCTTGAAGGAACAAATGCTCAAGAAGTCAGGGCGCTGGTTCTGGATATGCAGGCGAGGTTGTTGCTGGATATGTTAGGGAAAGGGATTGAATCAGCTCTCATGAATCCTGCAACTCTAGTACCTCAGCCTTGGCAAGCGTCTGGTGAGATGTTATCAGGCATTGATCCCGATGCAATGTCTGTTCATCCAGCATTAGTAGGAAGCATTCAG GCTTATGTTGATTCTGTACTTGATCTCTCGTCACATTTTATTACACGCTTGCGGCGTTATGCAAGCTTTTGTCGTACCTTGGCAAGTCATACTGTTGGAGCCACTGCAGGCACTGGAAGCAATCGTAATATGGTTACTAGTCCCACACATAGCTCTGCATCTCCTTCTACACCTCAGG GAGGTCAAACTGGCACGACAAGCTCCACTGGAAACCCCCAAATGCAAGCTTGGGTTCAAGGTGCTATTGCGAAGATTAGTAGCACAGCTGATGGGACGTCCAATTCCTCACCAAATCCTATAAGTGGACCATCTCCATTTATGCCAATAAGCATCAATACAGGAACTTTTCCAGGAACACCTGCTGTCAGGCTCATTGGAGATAGCCATTTCCTGCATAGGTTATGCCAACTTCTgcttttctgttttttcttttggcGAAGACAATTACCTCGTCAatcggcagcagcagcagcggctGCACAGAGGAATCCTGAGCTAAGTATGCAAAAGTCTCAATCTAGTCTTCCTGGGAAGGTGGAAGAGATGAACGGGGTGCCTGCAAAACCAGCATCAGGAGCTGGGCAGCTTAATCCTGGATCAAAGGGAGTCGAAGAAGGTCCTTTAAGCCGTTCACTTAGAATAGGTTCTGGCAATGCTGGACATGGATACACATTTGAGGAG GTAAAGGTGCTTTTCCTCATACTTATGGATCTCTGTAGACGAACAGCAGGTCTTGCACACCCTTTGCCAGTCTCTCAGGTTGGGGCCAGCAATATTCAGATATGTTTGCACTATATCGACGGGAACTACACTGTTTTACCTGAAGTTGTAGAAGCTTCCCTAGGCCCACATATGCAG AATATGCCGCGGCCTAGGGGTGCAGATGCTGCTGGTTTGCTGCTACGTGAGTTGGAGCTCCACCCTCCAGCTGAAGAGTGGCACAGACGTAATATGTTTGGTGGCTCTTGGTCGAATACTGATGATCCGGGCCACGTGGATGAGACGCCCAAGCTGagaaattcatcagacttatttgaGACAAATATATCTGATGATTATGATATGTTATCTGAAACTCAGAGCCTTTGGCCGAGGAAGCGTAGATTATCTGAAAGAGACGCTGCTTTTGGCTTGAAAACATCAGTGGGGTTGGGCGCATATTTAGGTATTATGGGATCCCGACGTGATGTTGTCACTGCTGTATGGAAAACAGGTCTAGAAGGTGTTTGGTACAAG TGTGTTAGATGTTTGCGTCAAACTTCAGCATTTGCTCCCGCAGGCGGTGCTTCCAACCAACCAAATAGTAGTCACAACGAGCGGGAGGCATGGTGGATAAGTCGGTGGTCTTATGGTTGCCCAATGTGCGGCGGAACTTGGGTTCGAGttgtttag